A single region of the Raphanus sativus cultivar WK10039 chromosome 1, ASM80110v3, whole genome shotgun sequence genome encodes:
- the LOC108813249 gene encoding uncharacterized protein LOC108813249 has protein sequence MSQLLFHLSKLSSRNNNVLIHKNARFLSTSPYLILGVLGDDLRSACGNFLSDVHLFDPAKEELLTVRDKAVPEELVCSQLMGASHGWGFFYGHNSIHISDSFIPRAFKSDSKIITLPPITSMIDGQTELVWNVAMSSSSPYQDKEEGDCVVAIKYLGNHLTMCRPGRDLGWTNKLIPFVCFENSNLMYSKREQRFSLPAPGGNYLCSWDLHFENEPKLTELVFRNIPQLPHSEWELMDSCFKEDHWVESPCGQSFLVKWYSHVPSIRCKEPMVMVFREDQDTNEGRKNMSYTEDIGDLCIFLSKSEPFCVVASSCPGLKPNSIYLMGHSFAVYDITTKTARHFERPKGLPASLTYFLPYWLAPFSM, from the exons ATGTCTCAGCTTCTCTTCCATCTCTCCAAACTATCATCTCGGAACAACAATGTTCTT ATACACAAGAACGCTCGTTTTTTATCAACCAGCCCGTATCTGATTCTTGGCGTACTTGGGGATGACTTGAGGTCAGCATGTGGCAACTTCCTCAGTGACGTCCACTTGTTCGACCCGGCAAAGGAAGAGTTACTCACAGTGCGGGACAAAGCAGTGCCCGAAGAGCTTGTATGCTCGCAATTGATGGGAGCGTCACATGGATGGGGTTTTTTCTATGGTCATAATTCCATACATATCAGCGACAGTTTTATTCCACGGGCTTTCAAATCAGACAGTAAGATAATTACTCTGCCTCCTATTACTAGTATGATCGATGGCCAAACGGAATTAGTCTGGAACGTGGCCATGTCGTCCTCTTCTCCTTATCAAGACAAGGAGGAAGGAGACTGTGTAGTGGCTATCAAGTACTTGGGTAATCATTTGACCATGTGCAGGCCTGGCCGTGACCTAGGGTGGACTAACAAACTGATCCCTTTCGTCTGCTTCGAAAACTCAAACCTCATGTATTCAAAGAGAGAACAAAGATTCTCTCTGCCTGCTCCTGGAGGCAATTACTTGTGCTCTTGGGATCTCCACTTCGAGAACGAACCTAAGCTCACTGAGTTGGTGTTTCGAAACATTCCCCAGTTGCCACATTCCGAATGGGAGCTGATGGATTCTTGTTTCAAGGAGGATCATTGGGTGGAGTCACCTTGCGGCCAAAGTTTCCTAGTCAAATG GTACTCTCATGTACCTTCTATAAGATGCAAAGAGCCGATGGTTATGGTGTTTAGAGAGGATCAAGACACAAACGAGGGAAGAAAAAACATGTCTTACACCGAGGACATAGGAGATCTTTGCATCTTCCTTTCAAAAAGCGAACCTTTCTGCGTTGTGGCCAGCTCTTGCCCTGGTCTCAAGCCCAACTCCATCTACTTGATGGGCCATAGCTTTGCTGTTTACGATATAACCACTAAAACCGCCCGTCACTTTGAACGTCCCAAAGGTTTACCAGCTAGCCTTACTTATTTCCTCCCATACTGGCTTGCTCCATTTTCTATGTAA
- the LOC130494265 gene encoding uncharacterized protein LOC130494265, which produces MSQLLFRLYKLSSRNNNVLMKHKSARLFSTRPCLTLGTRVKEVLPGGYKIADILLFDPVEEELVTVPNKKIPKELMDEEMVGASHGWGFFCARHDRSVRISDLYNPLASKSNPTMIILPQLTAPSSNYFNVAMTSSPHLEDCVVAIKFAGDHLCLCRPGRDLEWTNILTPPSLLENSNLMYSKINQKFYLPAPGGKYLFSYDPHSKEENILAAQEVVYRGHPELNQSEWELLSSCTRTEYLVESPFSGERFLVKWYAHGFYSSVLEGIDYKTKRFMVFREEETIEGSIMCYTEDIGDMCIFLSNSEAFCVPASSCPGLKSNSIYHMGRGLGFYHLATGNPHQYPAPDGAPTLSYWLPPFST; this is translated from the exons ATGTCTCAGCTTCTTTTCCGTCTCTACAAACTATCATCTCGGAACAACAATGTTCTT ATGAAACACAAGAGCGCTCGTTTGTTCTCAACCAGACCGTGTCTGACACTTGGCACTAGGGTCAAGGAAGTTTTGCCTGGTGGCTACAAAATTGCAGATATTCTCTTGTTCGACCCGGTTGAAGAAGAGTTAGTCACGGTTCCCAACAAAAAAATTCCCAAAGAGCTCATGGACGAAGAAATGGTCGGTGCTTCCCATGGATGGGGTTTTTTCTGTGCTCGGCACGATCGTTCCGTACGCATCAGCGACTTATACAATCCATTGGCATCCAAATCAAACCCCACCATGATTATTCTGCCTCAGCTTACTGCTCCGTCCTCTAACTACTTCAACGTGGCAATGACCTCTTCCCCTCACCTTGAAGACTGTGTAGTGGCTATCAAGTTCGCAGGTGACCATCTGTGTCTGTGCAGGCCCGGTCGTGACCTTGAGTGGACTAACATCTTGACCCCTCCTAGCTTGTTGGAAAACTCAAATCTTATGTAttccaaaataaaccaaaaattctACTTGCCTGCTCCTGGAGGTAAATACTTGTTCTCCTATGATCCCCActccaaagaagaaaatatccTTGCGGCCCAAGAGGTGGTCTACCGTGGCCACCCAGAGTTGAATCAGTCGGAATGGGAGCTTTTGAGTTCGTGTACCAGGACGGAGTATCTTGTGGAGTCACCCTTTAGCGGTGAACGTTTCCTAGTAAAATG GTACGCACATGGCTTTTACTCGTCTGTGTTGGAAGGAATTGATTACAAAACAAAGAGGTTTATGGTGTTTAGAGAGGAGGAGACGATAGAAGGAAGCATCATGTGTTACACTGAGGACATTGGAGACATGTGCATTTTCCTTTCAAACAGCGAGGCTTTCTGCGTCCCCGCTAGCTCCTGCCCTGGCCTCAAATCCAACTCCATATATCATATGGGTCGTGGCTTAGGTTTTTACCATCTCGCTACTGGAAACCCACATCAGTACCCAGCTCCCGATGGTGCACCCACGCTATCTTACTGGCTTCCACCCTTTTCTACCTAG